The Peribacillus sp. FSL P2-0133 genome has a segment encoding these proteins:
- a CDS encoding metalloregulator ArsR/SmtB family transcription factor → MTELKDICDVHLHDEVKVNRIQEEMSQVNLSSMSKLFKVIGDENRAKIAYALCKDEELCVCDLANIIGASMATTSHHLRTLYKHAIVKYRKEGKLAFYSLDDHHIKQLILIALEHQQEVRVDG, encoded by the coding sequence ATGACGGAACTGAAAGATATATGTGATGTCCACCTGCATGATGAAGTGAAGGTTAATCGCATTCAAGAGGAAATGAGCCAGGTGAATTTATCCAGCATGTCGAAGCTGTTTAAGGTTATAGGCGATGAGAATAGGGCGAAGATAGCTTATGCGCTCTGTAAGGACGAGGAATTGTGTGTGTGCGATCTGGCCAATATCATTGGTGCTTCGATGGCGACAACGTCACATCATCTTCGTACCCTTTATAAACACGCAATCGTAAAATACCGAAAAGAAGGCAAGTTGGCTTTTTATTCGTTGGATGATCACCATATAAAGCAATTAATTCTCATTGCTTTAGAACATCAGCAGGAGGTAAGGGTCGATGGCTGA
- a CDS encoding heavy metal translocating P-type ATPase, translating into MAESPLKTYRIQGLSCTNCAAKFENKVRELEGVEDAKINFGASKISVQGSATIEEIEKAGAFDNLRIRGEQEQVKQKEPFWKQKENIKVVFSVILLLISWILDNRYADGGIMPVIGYAAAIIIGGYSLFVNGLKNLVRLRFDMHTLMTVAIIGAAVLGEWGEGATVVILFAISEALEKYSMDKARNSIESLMNIAPKEALIRRGHHEMMVAVDEIEVGDIMIVKPGQKLAMDGRIMKGASTLNQAAITGESEPVFKTVDGEVFAGTLNGEGLLEVEVTKRVEDTTIAKIIHLVEEAQAEKAPSQAFVDKFAKFYTPAIMLIALAIAVLPPIVMNGDWSEWIYRGLAVLVVGCPCALVISTPIAIVTAIGNAAKHGVLIKGGVHLEEAGALKAIAFDKTGTLTKGVPEVTDFTVLSAELNEQDVLAIAAALESRSQHPLATAILQKAENHDVDYHSLLVEDFTAITGKGIKGKINQGIYYIGKPHLFEEEAGLVFSDDVLKLISGFQNAGKTVMVLGDQVKILALIAVSDEIRESSKEAIRKLHALGIEKTIMLTGDNIGTAKAIGAAAGVHEIEAELLPQDKLTIIKRWKQKYDRVAMVGDGVNDAPALAASTVGIAMGGAGTDTALETADIALMGDDLSKLPYTIRLSRKTLKIIKQNITFSLVIKILALLLIAPGWLTLWMAIFADMGATLLVTLNSLRLLRVKE; encoded by the coding sequence ATGGCTGAGTCCCCATTAAAAACATATCGTATCCAAGGTCTATCATGCACTAATTGTGCAGCTAAATTTGAGAACAAAGTCCGTGAACTAGAGGGCGTGGAGGATGCCAAAATCAACTTTGGTGCCTCGAAGATTTCTGTACAGGGCAGTGCGACTATAGAAGAAATTGAAAAGGCGGGTGCGTTTGATAACCTGAGAATCCGTGGTGAACAGGAACAGGTGAAGCAAAAGGAACCATTTTGGAAGCAAAAAGAAAATATAAAAGTGGTGTTCTCGGTTATCCTTTTGCTGATCAGCTGGATATTGGATAATCGATATGCTGATGGAGGCATCATGCCGGTGATCGGTTATGCGGCTGCAATCATAATTGGGGGATATTCATTATTTGTCAATGGATTGAAGAATCTTGTCAGACTTCGCTTTGATATGCACACCCTTATGACGGTTGCAATCATCGGGGCGGCCGTGCTTGGTGAATGGGGCGAAGGGGCGACTGTCGTCATCCTATTTGCGATAAGTGAAGCACTGGAAAAATATTCGATGGATAAAGCTCGTAATTCTATAGAATCATTAATGAACATCGCACCTAAAGAAGCCTTGATCCGTAGGGGGCATCACGAAATGATGGTTGCTGTTGATGAGATTGAAGTGGGCGACATCATGATCGTTAAACCGGGTCAAAAGCTTGCCATGGATGGCAGGATCATGAAAGGGGCCTCGACACTTAATCAAGCAGCCATTACTGGGGAATCCGAGCCGGTTTTTAAAACGGTTGATGGTGAAGTGTTTGCCGGAACCTTAAATGGTGAAGGGTTGCTCGAAGTGGAGGTCACGAAGCGAGTCGAGGATACGACGATTGCAAAAATCATCCACCTAGTTGAAGAAGCACAGGCCGAAAAGGCCCCTTCCCAAGCTTTCGTGGATAAATTCGCAAAATTCTATACGCCGGCCATTATGCTCATTGCCTTGGCCATTGCCGTATTGCCCCCGATTGTGATGAACGGGGATTGGAGTGAATGGATTTACCGGGGGTTGGCTGTACTTGTTGTCGGTTGTCCTTGTGCTTTGGTCATTTCTACGCCCATCGCCATTGTGACAGCTATCGGAAATGCTGCGAAACATGGTGTGCTGATTAAAGGCGGGGTCCATTTGGAGGAAGCGGGAGCCTTAAAGGCGATTGCGTTTGACAAAACGGGTACTTTAACAAAGGGCGTACCTGAAGTGACTGATTTCACTGTGTTATCTGCTGAGTTGAATGAACAGGATGTGCTGGCTATCGCTGCTGCTTTAGAAAGCAGGTCACAGCACCCCCTTGCCACAGCCATTCTTCAAAAGGCGGAAAACCACGATGTGGACTATCATTCTTTATTGGTAGAGGATTTTACTGCGATCACAGGTAAAGGTATAAAAGGGAAAATCAATCAAGGAATCTATTACATTGGTAAACCCCACCTTTTTGAAGAAGAGGCAGGTTTAGTTTTCTCTGATGATGTGCTTAAATTAATCAGCGGCTTTCAAAATGCGGGAAAAACGGTGATGGTGCTTGGCGATCAAGTGAAGATCCTGGCGCTCATCGCGGTGTCTGATGAAATAAGGGAAAGCAGTAAAGAAGCAATTCGGAAACTGCATGCATTAGGCATTGAAAAAACGATCATGCTGACTGGGGATAATATCGGAACAGCTAAAGCTATTGGAGCGGCAGCTGGCGTTCATGAGATCGAGGCGGAGCTATTGCCACAAGATAAATTGACCATCATTAAACGATGGAAACAAAAATATGATCGAGTGGCCATGGTAGGCGATGGTGTCAATGATGCTCCGGCCTTGGCAGCTTCCACGGTAGGAATAGCAATGGGCGGGGCGGGTACAGATACGGCCCTTGAAACAGCCGATATTGCCTTAATGGGTGATGACTTATCGAAGCTGCCTTATACAATCCGCTTAAGCCGCAAAACATTAAAAATCATTAAGCAGAACATCACGTTTTCATTGGTGATTAAAATCCTGGCCTTATTATTGATAGCGCCGGGCTGGTTAACACTTTGGATGGCGATTTTTGCCGACATGGGTGCGACGTTATTAGTTACATTGAATAGTCTTAGGTTATTGAGAGTAAAGGAATAG